Proteins found in one Planococcus citri chromosome 2, ihPlaCitr1.1, whole genome shotgun sequence genomic segment:
- the LOC135837740 gene encoding uncharacterized protein LOC135837740 isoform X2, protein MTPFSAHRAMLDYTIEIFPAYKLQYLVPPENMAFAAWKKATYHYANQALQHKALFELWNGINFSIRNDAIKWSGIPRKIITGILKIPDNQITTWVKNNLYDIWITVITEFDEVNPTTSALVILMNNFINQPSNVNSQTADSSNLKSQSLHIDKLCGTGGSFCVRSLRQKFAKVGGEIRCCKLTIPIMKLFNINGLFALVLPDTLMKIENINVVPSVKSMNVMHIN, encoded by the exons ATGACGCCTTTTTCAGCTCATCGAGCTATGCTAGATTATACtattgaa ATATTTCCGGCGTATAAATTACAATATTTAGTACCACCTGAAAACATGGCTTTTGCTGCGTGGAAGAAAGCAACGTATCATTATGCTAATCAGGCACTGCAACATAAGGCATTATTCGAGCTGTGGAacggtatcaatttttcaatcaggaACGATGCTATCAAATGG AGTGGTATTCCTCGTAAAATAATAACAGGAATCCTGAAAATACCCGACAATCAAATCACCACTTGGGTAAAAAATAATCTGTATGACATTTGGATTACGGTGATAACTGAATTTGATGAAGTGAATCCCACCACAAGCGCACTGGtcattttgatgaataatttcatcaaccAACCATCCAATGTCAACAGTCAAACTGCCGATTCGTCGAATTTAAAATCGCAGTCGCTGCATATAGATAAATTGTGCGGGACTGGGGGAAGCTTCTGTGTGCGGAGTTTGAGACAGAAGTTTGCCAAAGTTGGAGGAGAAATACGATGCTGCAAATTAACCATTCCGATTATGAAACTGTTCAATATTAATGGTCTGTTTGCGTTGGTGCTGCCAGATACGctgatgaaaatcgaaaatataaaTGTTGTACCTTCTGTCAAGAGTATGAATGTGATGCATATTAATTAG